A genomic window from Desulfobulbaceae bacterium includes:
- a CDS encoding M48 family metalloprotease has translation MRKLTRRDLLQAAALSSVGYLAGCAVNPVSGQSQLMLLSEGQEVDIDRQKSPYQFSEDYGVVQDQRLNSYLNETGRRIAAQTHRPRMPYSFRAVNAVYVNAYAFPGGSIALTRGILLKLDNEAQLAALLGHELGHVSARHTAQQMSKGTLIQALSGGVAAVAGGAYTGLGEVASQLGSLGAGALLASYSRDNEREADALGLEYMVRAGYGPEGILGLMDMLNRESKRDPSALELMFSTHPMSRERYDAAKRAIDTRYRQALNLPQFRERYLDNTAKLRGQKVGIEAIERGVSALAKKDLKGAEGHLNEALRLLPDDYAALVVMAKIQLVAKKDSQAVVFAERAKRGYPQEAQGYYVSGLGNLRQKHFDGAYNDFSQHQRLLAGNPNTTFYLGLSAEGMGRRDEAVRHYSSYLQTVKQGEQAQYAYQRLTEWGYVKK, from the coding sequence ATGAGAAAACTTACTCGACGTGATTTGTTGCAGGCAGCGGCACTGTCATCGGTAGGATACCTTGCCGGTTGCGCTGTTAATCCTGTCTCTGGGCAGTCCCAGTTGATGCTACTCTCAGAAGGACAGGAGGTCGATATTGACCGGCAGAAAAGTCCGTATCAGTTTTCGGAGGATTACGGTGTTGTTCAGGATCAGAGGCTGAACAGTTATCTGAACGAGACTGGTCGCCGGATAGCCGCTCAGACTCATCGTCCCCGTATGCCTTATTCGTTCAGGGCGGTTAATGCTGTCTATGTCAATGCCTATGCATTTCCCGGAGGCAGTATCGCTCTGACCCGGGGGATTCTGCTCAAACTTGATAATGAGGCGCAATTAGCCGCTCTTTTGGGCCACGAACTGGGACATGTCAGTGCCCGACATACAGCGCAGCAGATGTCGAAGGGTACTTTGATTCAGGCATTGAGCGGCGGGGTCGCCGCTGTGGCTGGGGGGGCATACACCGGCCTCGGTGAGGTTGCCTCTCAATTGGGGTCTTTGGGGGCAGGGGCATTGCTCGCATCGTATAGCCGAGATAATGAACGAGAGGCCGACGCACTGGGGCTTGAGTATATGGTTCGGGCTGGATATGGCCCGGAAGGTATTCTTGGCCTTATGGATATGTTGAATCGCGAATCGAAGCGTGATCCCTCAGCCCTTGAGTTGATGTTTTCAACTCACCCCATGAGCCGGGAGCGTTATGATGCCGCCAAGCGTGCTATTGATACCCGTTATCGTCAGGCCTTGAATCTGCCTCAGTTCCGGGAGCGGTACCTGGATAATACAGCCAAGCTTCGGGGGCAGAAGGTCGGTATCGAGGCCATAGAGCGGGGCGTGAGCGCCTTGGCTAAGAAGGATTTGAAGGGCGCTGAGGGGCATTTAAACGAGGCCCTCCGTCTGTTGCCGGATGACTATGCCGCACTGGTTGTGATGGCCAAGATTCAACTGGTCGCCAAGAAAGATTCCCAGGCGGTGGTGTTTGCCGAGAGAGCCAAGAGGGGGTATCCGCAGGAAGCTCAAGGGTACTATGTAAGCGGTTTGGGCAACCTGCGGCAGAAGCATTTTGATGGGGCGTATAATGATTTCTCCCAGCACCAAAGGCTCCTTGCCGGAAATCCGAATACAACATTTTACTTGGGTTTATCTGCAGAGGGGATGGGTCGCCGTGATGAGGCAGTTCGTCACTATTCATCCTATCTTCAGACTGTCAAGCAGGGGGAACAGGCCCAGTACGCTTACCAGCGACTTACGGAATGGGGATATGTTAAAAAGTGA
- the dmeF gene encoding CDF family Co(II)/Ni(II) efflux transporter DmeF, with protein sequence MHIYNLCKWKHSHDFRIDDGLGERRTKQVILLTVVMMVIEIGAGITFGSMALLADGWHMGTHAVALGITAFAFYYARKHADNPSFSFGTGKVGVLGGYTSAIVLAIVALAMVFESIQRLLTPEPIRFNEAIGVALVGLIVNLLSAHLLQGHHHHHEHEHTTHHDHNLKAAYMHVMADALTSVLAIVALLSGKALGWNWMDPCMGIVGAIVILHWANGLLRDTSVILLDQGLPQKTLTAIRATIEAVDDNRITDFHVWPIGSHHFAAILSIVTHAPKPPDHYRNLLDGFPELEHVTIEINHCRNEPCHDIGSTT encoded by the coding sequence ATGCATATCTACAATCTATGTAAGTGGAAACACTCCCACGACTTCAGAATCGATGACGGACTCGGTGAGCGCCGCACCAAACAGGTCATTCTGCTCACCGTCGTCATGATGGTTATTGAGATCGGCGCTGGAATCACCTTCGGTTCGATGGCGCTCCTGGCGGATGGCTGGCACATGGGAACCCATGCGGTAGCACTCGGCATTACCGCCTTTGCCTTTTACTACGCTCGCAAACATGCGGACAACCCGAGCTTCAGTTTTGGAACAGGCAAGGTAGGGGTGCTCGGCGGATACACCAGTGCGATAGTGCTTGCCATCGTCGCTCTGGCGATGGTGTTCGAATCAATCCAGCGACTACTCACCCCAGAGCCAATCCGTTTCAATGAGGCCATCGGCGTGGCACTCGTTGGACTTATCGTCAATCTGCTCAGCGCCCATCTGCTGCAGGGTCATCATCACCACCATGAGCACGAGCATACCACCCACCATGACCACAACCTGAAGGCCGCCTATATGCATGTCATGGCCGACGCTCTCACCTCAGTGCTTGCTATCGTCGCTCTTCTTTCCGGCAAGGCGCTTGGCTGGAACTGGATGGACCCGTGCATGGGCATTGTCGGCGCGATAGTAATCCTACACTGGGCCAACGGTCTATTGCGGGATACCAGCGTCATTCTCCTCGACCAAGGACTTCCTCAAAAAACCCTGACAGCCATCCGCGCCACCATTGAGGCTGTCGATGACAACCGCATTACCGATTTTCATGTATGGCCGATCGGATCCCACCATTTCGCCGCCATCCTCTCGATCGTCACCCACGCCCCAAAGCCTCCGGATCACTACAGAAACTTGTTAGACGGCTTTCCCGAACTCGAGCATGTCACCATCGAGATCAACCATTGCCGGAATGAACCTTGCCACGACATAGGATCAACAACATAA
- a CDS encoding c-type cytochrome codes for MNLRKILTTTVTLFSLITWQQATASDITAYEKADGKNGGLLYDNFLSQGEVSPQFSNSHTIDISAIKDKSDFFRCKQCHGWDRIGSKGYYGGRKATAGKRPNVSSVNLLDAAKNLSPQEIFDKIKSPAQSRQLDYDLAQYDPEKNSQLGDAMPEYGKIFNDREIWDLVKFIKEEGEDYRNYYAMEIKGNYPDAKVKLVEIGKGGDPINGDSIYEKSCASCHGTNGTQISIGGLSAGEYARQKTYEVAHKVKFGQPGSNMAGTPLTTKEMNDLHKALTDTEKYPGMKK; via the coding sequence ATGAACTTACGAAAGATTCTTACCACCACTGTCACCCTGTTCTCACTCATCACCTGGCAACAGGCAACCGCTTCCGACATCACTGCGTACGAAAAAGCTGATGGCAAGAATGGAGGTTTGTTGTACGATAATTTTCTATCACAGGGGGAAGTTTCACCACAATTTAGTAACTCCCATACTATCGATATTTCAGCCATCAAAGACAAATCCGACTTCTTTCGCTGCAAGCAGTGTCATGGTTGGGACAGAATTGGCAGCAAAGGGTATTATGGTGGAAGAAAAGCCACGGCTGGAAAAAGGCCGAATGTCTCCAGTGTCAACCTCCTTGATGCCGCAAAAAACCTGTCTCCTCAAGAGATATTTGATAAGATCAAAAGTCCAGCACAATCTCGACAGCTTGATTATGACTTAGCTCAATACGATCCAGAAAAAAATAGTCAATTGGGAGATGCCATGCCTGAATATGGAAAGATATTTAATGACCGTGAAATATGGGATCTTGTCAAATTCATCAAAGAAGAGGGCGAGGACTACCGCAACTACTATGCAATGGAAATCAAAGGTAATTATCCCGATGCCAAAGTGAAACTTGTAGAAATCGGCAAGGGAGGAGATCCCATCAACGGCGACAGCATATATGAAAAATCATGCGCCTCCTGCCATGGCACTAATGGAACCCAAATCAGCATTGGTGGATTGTCGGCCGGAGAATATGCCAGACAGAAAACATATGAAGTTGCCCATAAAGTTAAATTCGGCCAACCAGGGTCGAATATGGCCGGAACTCCTCTCACGACAAAAGAGATGAATGACCTTCACAAAGCCCTTACCGATACAGAGAAATATCCTGGCATGAAAAAATAA
- a CDS encoding LbtU family siderophore porin: MKKALTIALALSASIVLGTHRPSAALSPETTMRLDLLKTKEVIEQEEVADFTRIIKEKTSANTDENHHHAVQSLADRVERLAETNEKSIALNSSIQISGLVEAELIASREKDVNETTSSSDLSLATAQLIAKAEVNQYVSGNLTFLYEETNDNDTINIDEAIITLKGDNNNSLYINIGRQYLPFGRFKSHFITDPGTLILGETNDTAVVAGYASEIMDLNIGVFKGTIRENNTGDRINSAVASLSLSIPNTEEDRLSLSCGGSYLSHLTNSDSLEDESIHGTTTDTVGGWSTFISLSYNDRLFLDGEYLGATKDFAIDDFNFSSPENLRPGAWNIEAAARVLEGTEFALRYGASKEAGSLLAQDEYGAALLYNIFQSTNLTIEYLYQKYSDYSSNNQGTVQVAVEF; encoded by the coding sequence ATGAAAAAAGCATTGACCATTGCTTTGGCACTAAGCGCTTCCATAGTCCTGGGAACACATCGCCCAAGTGCAGCCCTATCTCCGGAGACCACGATGAGGCTCGATTTATTAAAGACAAAAGAAGTTATTGAGCAGGAAGAGGTAGCTGATTTCACCAGAATAATTAAAGAAAAGACATCGGCAAATACCGATGAAAATCATCACCATGCTGTGCAAAGTCTTGCCGATCGAGTTGAACGCTTGGCGGAAACCAATGAGAAATCTATAGCCCTTAACAGCAGTATACAAATAAGTGGCTTAGTGGAAGCCGAGTTGATCGCTTCACGAGAAAAGGATGTAAATGAAACAACAAGTAGTAGTGATCTTTCCTTAGCCACCGCCCAGTTAATTGCCAAGGCCGAGGTAAATCAATACGTTAGCGGGAATCTCACCTTCCTATACGAAGAAACAAACGACAACGACACCATCAACATTGACGAAGCCATCATCACACTGAAGGGAGACAACAACAATTCACTGTATATCAACATCGGCCGTCAATATCTACCCTTCGGCCGCTTTAAAAGTCATTTTATCACCGACCCTGGAACTCTGATCCTCGGAGAAACCAACGACACGGCAGTCGTTGCAGGATATGCCAGCGAAATCATGGATCTCAACATCGGCGTTTTCAAAGGAACTATCCGAGAGAATAATACCGGTGATCGGATCAACAGCGCGGTGGCCTCATTATCGCTATCCATACCCAATACCGAGGAAGACCGACTATCTTTAAGTTGTGGTGGTTCGTACCTCTCTCATCTTACGAACAGTGACAGCCTTGAAGATGAAAGTATCCATGGGACGACCACAGACACTGTCGGTGGTTGGAGCACATTTATCAGCCTGTCCTATAACGACCGATTATTTCTTGATGGCGAATACCTGGGCGCAACCAAGGATTTTGCAATCGACGATTTCAACTTCTCATCCCCCGAAAATCTGCGCCCCGGAGCCTGGAATATCGAGGCTGCGGCCCGAGTACTTGAAGGCACAGAATTCGCCTTACGTTACGGAGCAAGCAAAGAAGCTGGGTCGCTACTTGCCCAGGATGAGTATGGAGCTGCCCTGTTATACAACATCTTTCAGTCGACCAACCTCACCATCGAATACCTGTACCAAAAATACAGTGATTATAGCAGCAACAATCAAGGAACTGTACAAGTCGCTGTAGAATTTTAA
- the feoB gene encoding ferrous iron transport protein B has protein sequence MDQSTRYHQHTAPTHSREIKKIVLAGNPNVGKSVFFGFLTGLYVEVSNYPGTTIEVAIGEWQGHQILDTPGIYGVSSFNDEEKAARDIILEADIIVNIIDATHLERDLFLTQQIIDMGKPVVVALNFYDEIERAGLKIDIDLLHDLLGIDVLPTSAVNNHGLKQVADTILSAHPGHQQTDLKNQLHDMLNKVGSQAEALMILEGDTVIAERHGVVPGQNRDTLYLERRKRVNDMINHVLQATEDNFRFRDMLGRAAVNPLSGIPILCLILYAMYTVIGVWVAGDIVGITEEMIMQGHYEPWVRSLVSQYANQESIMGQILIGEFGLLTMTVTYLLGLLLPLVLGFYTVLSIMEDSGYLPRLATLVDRLMTSIGLNGRAVIPIILGFGCVQLGTITTRLLTTNREKSIATVILNFAIPCSAQIGVIAGMLAAVGSQMAILYAVVIFTVLTMLGSLLNHLLPGKSSALLIDLPPMRLPRAENIFRKTATRSFFFMQEAWPWFFLGSFLVTILQVSGGLDLWQKLLIPITEGWLQIPKEAATAFVMGLVRRDFGAAGLTGLAMNPIQTVTSLIVITLFVPCIASLMILFKERGTREALLVWGGSWCTAFLVGGIFSQILI, from the coding sequence ATGGACCAGTCAACACGTTACCATCAACACACTGCGCCAACACATTCACGAGAGATTAAGAAAATCGTGCTGGCCGGCAATCCGAACGTGGGAAAATCTGTTTTTTTCGGATTTTTAACAGGGTTATACGTTGAGGTCTCCAACTACCCCGGCACCACCATAGAAGTCGCAATAGGAGAATGGCAGGGGCATCAAATCTTGGACACACCGGGAATCTACGGAGTTTCTTCATTTAATGACGAAGAAAAGGCTGCCCGCGACATCATCCTTGAAGCCGATATCATTGTAAACATTATCGACGCGACCCATTTGGAACGGGATCTTTTTCTCACCCAACAAATCATCGACATGGGAAAGCCAGTAGTTGTGGCGCTTAATTTCTATGATGAGATAGAAAGAGCAGGGTTAAAAATCGACATCGACCTACTGCATGATTTGCTCGGAATTGATGTGCTACCGACATCTGCTGTCAACAATCATGGACTGAAACAAGTTGCAGATACCATCCTGTCAGCTCACCCAGGTCACCAGCAAACTGATCTAAAAAACCAACTGCATGACATGCTCAACAAGGTTGGTTCACAGGCAGAAGCCCTGATGATCCTTGAAGGAGACACAGTTATCGCGGAACGCCATGGCGTTGTCCCTGGGCAAAACCGTGACACTCTGTACCTTGAACGTCGAAAGCGGGTCAATGACATGATCAACCATGTATTGCAGGCGACAGAGGACAACTTCCGCTTCCGCGACATGCTAGGACGCGCCGCAGTCAACCCACTTTCCGGCATTCCGATTCTCTGCCTTATTCTCTATGCCATGTACACTGTAATCGGAGTATGGGTGGCCGGTGATATTGTCGGCATCACAGAAGAAATGATCATGCAGGGGCATTATGAACCTTGGGTACGTTCGCTGGTTTCACAATATGCAAACCAGGAATCGATCATGGGCCAAATCCTGATCGGAGAATTCGGATTACTGACTATGACTGTCACTTACCTGCTGGGCCTGCTGCTGCCATTGGTGCTCGGCTTTTACACCGTTCTCTCCATCATGGAAGATTCCGGCTACCTGCCTCGCCTGGCCACACTGGTTGACCGACTCATGACTTCAATTGGACTTAATGGTCGGGCAGTTATCCCCATCATTTTGGGTTTTGGCTGCGTACAACTCGGCACCATAACCACCAGGCTTCTGACGACCAATCGTGAAAAATCCATTGCCACGGTAATTCTTAACTTTGCCATCCCCTGTTCAGCCCAGATCGGGGTGATCGCCGGCATGCTGGCCGCAGTTGGCAGTCAGATGGCTATACTCTATGCAGTGGTCATATTCACTGTTTTAACCATGCTCGGCTCTTTGTTAAACCATCTCCTACCAGGAAAATCGTCCGCACTGCTTATTGATCTGCCGCCCATGAGATTGCCACGTGCTGAAAATATCTTCCGCAAAACCGCTACCCGCTCCTTCTTTTTCATGCAAGAAGCCTGGCCTTGGTTTTTCCTAGGTTCGTTTTTAGTTACCATCCTCCAGGTATCAGGCGGACTTGATCTCTGGCAAAAACTCCTGATCCCAATTACCGAGGGCTGGCTGCAGATTCCCAAGGAAGCAGCCACCGCCTTTGTGATGGGGCTGGTAAGACGTGATTTTGGCGCAGCAGGACTGACTGGGCTTGCAATGAACCCTATACAAACGGTGACTTCGCTAATTGTCATCACCCTATTTGTGCCCTGCATCGCCTCATTAATGATACTTTTCAAGGAACGTGGCACCCGAGAAGCCTTACTGGTTTGGGGCGGATCCTGGTGTACTGCTTTCCTGGTCGGTGGAATCTTTTCGCAGATCCTGATCTAA
- a CDS encoding ferrous iron transport protein A → MCLVNIKKGQTVAIVRIEDEDVRTQFIRFGISEGSEIKCLEIIPFGPLMLKHNRQEIAIGREVANTIFVSGRL, encoded by the coding sequence ATGTGCTTGGTTAACATTAAGAAGGGCCAAACCGTGGCCATTGTCAGGATTGAGGACGAAGATGTCCGCACTCAATTTATTCGCTTTGGAATCAGTGAAGGGAGCGAGATCAAATGCCTGGAAATAATCCCATTCGGTCCCCTCATGCTCAAGCACAATCGACAGGAAATCGCGATTGGCAGAGAAGTGGCTAATACTATTTTTGTTTCTGGAAGGTTATAA
- a CDS encoding transcriptional repressor — MIKQPLHQFEEFLSKQNLRLTGQRQLIVNAFLKHKGHISSEELYRKVQKTSPDIGFTTVYRTLKLLSEAGLATSKNFGNGYARFESTNQQEHHDHLICTKCGKIVEFVNDQIETLQNGIAQRHGFMVTDHTLDIYGICQDCK, encoded by the coding sequence ATGATCAAGCAACCACTACATCAATTCGAAGAGTTTCTCTCGAAACAGAATCTGCGTTTAACAGGTCAACGCCAATTGATTGTAAACGCTTTTCTGAAACACAAAGGGCATATTAGCTCAGAAGAATTGTATCGCAAGGTTCAAAAGACATCCCCTGACATAGGTTTCACCACGGTCTACAGAACACTTAAACTTCTCTCCGAAGCAGGCCTTGCAACGAGCAAAAACTTCGGAAATGGATATGCCCGTTTTGAGTCAACCAACCAGCAGGAACATCATGACCACCTGATATGCACCAAGTGCGGGAAAATCGTTGAATTCGTGAACGACCAAATCGAAACTCTTCAGAACGGCATTGCCCAGCGTCATGGGTTTATGGTTACCGACCACACCCTTGATATCTATGGCATTTGTCAAGATTGCAAATAA
- a CDS encoding ABC-F family ATP-binding cassette domain-containing protein — protein sequence MSHLLSCQSISKAFGVQRLFTGISFGIFEGERLGLIGPNGAGKSTLLKIFADLETLDEGKLFIRKKLNLVYLAQAEKFPPEQTVLQCLLSAITSHEMDETARYAAVQRMAGKCGFTDTDQRTDTLSGGWQKRLAIGRALIQNPDLLLMDEPTNHLDMDGILWLEGLLKNSAFAFVLISHDRYFLDSVTNCIVELNPQYPGGYLRVEGSLRDFLVRKEELLTSQAKQEEVLANKLRREVEWLSRGPKARTTKAKFRIDDAARLKGTFQDIKHRNAQGRAIDIGFEATDRKTKKLLTADKLGKSFAGRQIFSNLDLQMTPKLCVGVLGNNGSGKSTLINILAGNTLPDQGEIKLADGIKIVLFDQKRQGLNQDQTLRRALAPDGDTVLFKGQPVHVVGWAKRFLFRPEQLDMPVNRLSGGEQSRILIANLMRQPADILLLDEPTNDLDIPSLEVLEEGLAEFPGAIVLVSHDRFLLDRLADFVLGFDGNGKCRQYADFRQWLDDLQGKTAVDKPAKGKSAKASTPAKKKKMTLGEELELAKMEETIAQAEKALAEFQDRVSHPDLQSDQEQLVVCCQKLQEAQEKVTQLYKRWEELEAKQAGE from the coding sequence ATGTCACATCTGCTCAGTTGTCAATCAATCAGTAAGGCCTTTGGCGTCCAGCGTCTCTTTACCGGGATCAGCTTCGGCATCTTTGAAGGCGAGCGCCTCGGCCTGATTGGTCCCAACGGGGCAGGCAAATCTACCCTGCTCAAAATCTTCGCCGACCTCGAAACCCTGGACGAAGGCAAACTCTTTATCCGCAAAAAACTCAACTTGGTCTATCTGGCCCAGGCTGAAAAATTCCCCCCGGAACAGACCGTGCTCCAGTGCCTGCTCTCAGCCATAACCAGCCACGAAATGGACGAGACTGCACGCTATGCCGCAGTCCAACGCATGGCAGGGAAATGCGGTTTTACAGACACGGACCAGCGCACTGACACCCTCTCAGGTGGCTGGCAGAAACGACTGGCTATTGGTCGGGCTCTGATCCAAAACCCTGATCTGCTGTTGATGGACGAGCCAACCAACCACCTGGACATGGATGGCATCCTCTGGCTGGAAGGCCTCCTCAAAAACTCAGCCTTCGCCTTTGTCCTGATTAGCCATGACCGCTATTTCCTCGACTCCGTCACCAACTGTATAGTAGAACTCAATCCGCAATACCCCGGCGGCTATCTCCGGGTCGAGGGCTCGCTCAGGGATTTCCTGGTCCGCAAGGAAGAACTGCTCACCTCCCAAGCCAAACAGGAAGAGGTGCTGGCCAACAAACTGCGAAGAGAGGTCGAATGGCTCTCTCGCGGCCCCAAGGCCCGAACCACCAAGGCCAAATTCCGGATCGACGATGCCGCACGCCTGAAAGGCACCTTCCAAGACATTAAACACCGCAATGCCCAAGGACGAGCCATCGACATCGGCTTTGAAGCCACAGACCGCAAGACCAAGAAGTTGCTGACCGCCGATAAATTAGGCAAGAGCTTTGCCGGCCGTCAGATATTCTCCAACCTGGACCTGCAGATGACCCCCAAGCTCTGCGTCGGGGTCCTGGGCAACAACGGCTCAGGGAAAAGTACACTGATCAATATCCTGGCCGGCAACACCCTCCCCGATCAGGGCGAAATCAAACTGGCCGACGGGATCAAGATCGTGCTCTTTGACCAGAAGCGACAGGGCCTGAATCAAGACCAAACCCTCCGTCGGGCTTTGGCCCCGGACGGCGATACCGTACTATTCAAAGGACAGCCGGTTCATGTCGTAGGCTGGGCAAAACGCTTCCTCTTTCGTCCAGAGCAACTCGACATGCCCGTCAACCGCCTCTCCGGCGGCGAACAATCACGGATTCTGATTGCCAATCTGATGCGGCAACCGGCGGACATCCTGCTGCTCGACGAACCGACCAACGACCTTGACATCCCTTCCCTTGAGGTATTGGAAGAGGGTTTAGCCGAATTCCCTGGCGCCATCGTCCTTGTTAGCCACGACCGTTTTCTGCTGGACCGATTGGCAGATTTTGTCCTGGGCTTTGACGGCAACGGGAAGTGTCGTCAGTATGCGGATTTTCGTCAGTGGCTTGATGACCTCCAGGGTAAGACTGCTGTAGACAAACCAGCGAAGGGCAAATCAGCCAAGGCGTCCACCCCGGCCAAAAAGAAAAAAATGACGCTAGGCGAGGAACTGGAATTGGCCAAGATGGAAGAAACCATTGCCCAGGCCGAAAAGGCTTTGGCAGAGTTCCAGGACCGCGTGAGTCACCCGGACCTTCAGTCGGATCAGGAACAGCTCGTCGTCTGCTGTCAAAAACTGCAGGAAGCTCAAGAAAAGGTAACTCAACTCTACAAACGCTGGGAAGAGCTGGAGGCCAAACAGGCTGGGGAATAA